The Paenibacillus sp. FSL H7-0357 nucleotide sequence CCTGTAGAGACAAAGAGTGCATGGTTGTCCATGTACTCTTTCTTTGGTTTTGAAGCCCTGCAAAGTACTTGGATCATGCTATGAACCGAATCCGCACTTTGAGGGTTATTTTGTCATAACCAGACTCTGCAGCTACATATGCCGGACAATCATCACCTCCCTCAACACAGAACTGAAGAAATCGCCTTCCAAAGGAGGAAAAACCGTGAATACCCCTACCCTTGGCGTTCATCTGATCGTCAAAAATGAAGCAGAACTCCTGCCCCGCTGTCTGGAAAGTCTGGCTGGAGCTGACGAGATTGTCATCGTGGATACTGGCTCGACAGATGATTCTGTTGCAATCGCCCGGACCTACGGAGCCAAAGTGCTCCTCAGGGAATGGGCCGATGATTTCTCGGAGGCGCGCAATGCCGGGTTATCCGCTGCCGGGACCGATTGGCTTCTGGTGATGGATGCCGATGAGATCCTGAAGACCCCTCTGCAGAAAATTATCGAATTACTTCGTGAGACTAAAGCCGAAGCATTCACAGTAGACATAGAAAACTGGTTTGGGAGCAGGCCCGAAGAGCGTTTAAACCACAGGCTGGTGCGTTTGTTCCGCAATCGACAGGAATACCGCTACAGCGGGAAAATCCATGAAGGCGTAGACGCCGCAATTATCAGCAAACAGGGTGTTTACGCAATCCAGGACAGTGACATCGGGGTTGTCCATTTTGGATATTTACCAGAGATGATGGCCCGCAAAAATAAAATCAGCCGCAATGAACATCTGCTGCGCCTCGCTCTTGCACAACAGCCGGAGGATGACTTCTACAGCTATAATCTGGCAGTGACCTGCTGTCAGAACGGCAATCCGGAGGAGGCGGAGCAACTACTGCGCCAGACCGTCAGCCGCGCTCCGCTTAAAGTCTCCTATCGTCCGGCCATGATCCGTGATTTATGCAAAATCTATCTCGCTCTGGGAAAAATGAGCGAGATCGATGCTTTGCTGGCAAGAGAACTGCAACGTTACGGGGATTATCCTGATTTGCATTTTATTCAGGGCCAGTCCTGGGAGAGTCAAGGTCTGCCGGAACGCGCCTTCCAGTCCTATCAGCAGGCAGCAGCACTCTGTGACAGTTCAACACGAAGCGGAAAATACGTCCGCGAACAAGGCATGTGCACCTTCCGTCCGCTGCACCGCATGGGTGTGCTCTCTCAGGAGCTTGGCCAGCTCGAAGAGGCGGCAAGGTATTTCCACCGCTCGCTTCAGCATTACTCCCTATATGCCCCGGCACTGCAGGGAATCGCCGCTGCCTTCCAGCGCCTTGCAGTACCGGATAATGACATTGCTGCACTGCTTGTCCAGCTTGTCCCGCTGGAGCAGGCAGCCGCAAGAACGGCAGTCATCACCACCCTGTTTGCGATTGGCGCTTACGAGGCTATAGCCGGATTGTCACAGGAGAGTTTTCCTTTGGAGCGGGATACACTTGTGTCTATCCTTTCCGCCTGGATCATTGCCGGGAAGGTTCAGGAGGCTGAGAATGCCCTTAAGGAGCATAAGACATCTCTAAGCGGCGAAAATGTGGATCAAGAATTATTACAGCAGTTGTGGAAGCTTGAGGCGATATGCCATTGGGAAATGGGAAAGCGGCTGCTTGATGTATCCGAACCCTTTTGCAAAAAAATATATGATATAGACCAACTTTTATCGTACAAAAGGGCCTATCCGTCTAAACTCACAGCTGAACCTGGCTTTGCTCCGCTCATAACCACACTTATTGAGCTGTCTGTGAAACTGCAGCGTTACGGGCTGGCTGCTTCTTTGGCAGAGCTATCTCCCGCACATACGGCGGATCTGGCTGCAGCATTGTATGAGGAAGGCAGATTAAAGGAAGCCGGGGAGCTGTTTATAGACCTGGCCTGCGACAAACGGGCAGAGGGAAAAGTTCTCTTTTATATCGGGGAAATGCTCTTTGACAAGGGCCATTATTCAGAGGCTGCCGGGTGGTTTCAACAGCTGCTGGAAGAATCACCCGGGAATGAAGCTGCGCGAATCGGCTTATCGCTCTGTTATCTTCAACTGGCGAGGCTTGGGCTGGAAGAGGTTGTGGAAAGCATTAAAGAGGATGATCCCCATAGTCCACTCCTGGAGGACATTGCCGCGATAAGAAATTCCATGGCCATACTGAACCGCACACCTTGGCATACGCAGTGGAGCTACCGTCAGCGCCAGGGAGGAACAACACCATGACCAAGCCGCGCCGCAAGCCGCTGATTTCGTTATGCATGATCGTTAAAAATGAAGCCGACAGTCTGGCCCAATGCCTAAAAAGTGTACACGGGGTAGCTGATGAGCTGGTCGTTGTCGATACCGGATCTACTGACAGCACTGTGCAAATTGCCCGTTCCTTCGGCGCCGCTGTCGTCTCTTTCCCCTGGAACGGAGACTTTGCCGCAGCCCGCAATGCAGGCCTGAAGATGGCAAAAGGAACGTGGATCCTCATACTGGACGCTGATGAAGAGCTCGATGCAGGAAGCAAAGAAGAACTGTTGCTGTGTGCGGAGCATACGGAGTATGAGGCGTTTTTCCTGCGGATTCATAATCATAAGGGAACCTCCCGCGCTTCGCAGACCATCACGGTGAATCCGATCCTGCGGATGTTCCGCAACCGTCCTCAGTACCGGTTCAACGGAATTATCCACGAGCAGATTGCTGGTGTTATCGTGGAGGCCACTCCCGCTGCCGCAATGCATCTGAGCACTGTGGTTATTCATCATTACGGCTATGCCGATGGTGTTGTAGCGAAGAAAGACAAGATCAGCCGCAACGTTGAGCTGTTGAAGGAGCAGCTGAGGCTGAACCCCGGCGATGCTTTTCACCATTTCAACATGGCTGTGGAATATATGCGTTTAGGGGAATATGACCCTGCTCTTCACCATATCCAGCGTTCGCTGGAGGAGGTCGAGCCGGATACAAGTTACGTCCATCTGCTGTATAAATACGAAATCCGCTGCCGGGCCGCCAAAAGAGAACTGAAGGGTGCGCTGGAAACGTGTGAACGGGGCATAACTTTGTTCCCCGATTACCCTGATCTCCATCATCTCAAGGGAGTCCTGCTGCTGCAGGCGGGAGCTTTTGCTGAGGCCAAAGCGGCGCTGCGCCGCGCACTGGACATCGGCGTCTCTCCTCCGGGCTACCACACGGAATCCGGATTCGGGACCTATTTGACCTATACTGCATTAGGGCAGCTATGCCAGGAAACGGGCGAAGATGGCGAGGCCATCGCCTGCTGCACACGGGCGGCTCAGCTTCATCCGGAGCCCGGCCCGCTTATTGCCCGCCTCCTGCGGATCTTCAAGTACAGCGGCCGTGAGCAGGAGATATCCGGCTGGTTGAAGGCCCATTTGCCCGATGCATGGGCCGCGCTGCACGGCAGCCTTCCGGCACTGCTGCTGAGGGAAGGCTGTTATACCACGGCAGCAGTGCTGCTGGCCGAAGTGGAAGCCGCATCGGCCGGGGTAACAGCGGGAGTTGATACGGCCGTGCTGGGCAGCGCAGAGAGCTCAGCCGTGCTGGAGGCAACGACGGGAGGAACAGCCGCGACGGATAAAGCGACGGCGACCAATAGGCTGGCTAGTCCAGCTCCGGCAGCCGCTGAGCGTGGAGCGGAGCGGGCTGCGGCAACGCCTGAGCATGCACCAGAGCCGGATATTGCCGCAGCTCCCGGCAACTCCTTATTAGAACTAATACACGGGGTGCGGACCATTCCAGCAGAACAGCTGAGCCAAGGGGATGTACTGTCCCTGCTGAACCATCCCTCTATTTGTAACCAGGCTTCTCCCGCATTTGCAGCCGCACCTGCCCTGCAGCTTAGCCGTTCCTGGATTTTGCTGGCCGACCGGGTGCTGGCCTCAGCTCCCGCTGCGCCCGTCTATGGTCCGGCAGTCCGAAGAGCGCAGATGGCGCTGCCGCTTCCCAGAGTTACAGATTAGGAAGGGGGGATTTCATATGGCCACTCCCGATCTTTCGCTATGCATGATTATCAGGAATGAGGAACGCCACCTGGAGCGGTGCCTGGCTTCAGTTCAGGGCTGGGTATCGGAGATTATTATCGGCGACACAGGCTCCAGTGACGGCAGCATCGGCATTGCAAGCAGCTTCGGTGCGCAGGTGATCGAAATTCCGTGGGAGAATGATTTTGCCAAGGCCCGGAATCTAACCCTCCGGGCGGCTTCATGTTCATGGATTTTGGTCTTGGATGCGGATGAGGCCATTGCCGGTTGGCGGGAAGAAGTATTGCAGCCCTTGCTGGAGGCGGAGAAGGTGCAAGGTTACTTTCTGCCTTTTATCCACTATGTAGGCAATACCTCCGGGCGGGAATATGTGACGGATAATGTATGCAGGCTGTTCAGAAATGACGCACGTATTGTTTTTGAGGGGAGTATTCATGAGGAGGCCGCCGGAAGCATCTGGGCACTGCCGGAAGGACATGTCGATTATGCGGAGCTGCCCATTGATCATTATGGCTACCTGGATGATGAATTGCAGCGCAAGGATAAATCCAGCCGCAATCTGAGCCTTATCCTCACCGCCCTGGAGCTTGATCCGAAGAGTATATCCCTGCGATATGCACTGGGAACCGAACATTATCAGCAAGGACAGTACACTGCAGCCGCCAATATCCTGTTTCCGCTGCTCCCTGAAATCCCCGCCGGCTCCGGCTATGCTGCGGACATCTATCTCAAAACAGCCTATGCTCTGCAAGCAGGCGGACGGAGCAGCGACGCCAAAACGGTTTTTGCAAACGGCCGCTCCCTATTTCCCGATTTCACAGATCTCCTGGAGAGTTACGCCGGGCTGCTGCTCGAAGAAGGGGAGCTGCAGGTATCCCGTCTTCTGCTGCAGCAGGCGCTGGAGAGCGGAAACACTGCGCATAAATACCCCTCCTCTTCCGGCAGCGGTACCAGCCGCACCCAGCTGTTTGCCGGCCAAGTGTGCGAGCGGCTGTTCCTGTACAAGGAAGCGCACAAGCATTACACGCAAGCTATAGGTTATGAAGCGGACTATAGTGCCGCATGGGATGAACTCGTGCCGCTGTGCCTGTTGTCAGGGGAAGAAGAAATACTGTCTTCCCTAACCCGGCTCCATGCCCCGTCCTTATCTTCAGCTTTGCTTGGCAGGCTTGTGCCTGCTGCGTTGAATGCCCGCGCATTCGGCTGGCTGGAGGTGCTGGGCGAGGCGGGGCAGCTGCCCCTTCACGTCCGGCGGCTCATTCAAGTGCTGCTGCAGCTCCTCCCGCAGCAGCACTCCTCACCGCAAGCTGCCCAGCTGCTGGCACAGCTGCTGGAGGAAGATTCCGAACAGCCATTTATCCATGGCTATTTGTGGGCCTGCTCCTGCCGCATCGGCGATGAAGCTGCCGCAGGACAATGGCTGGAACGCCTGGCCGCTTACAGGCCAGGTTTAACCGCTGTCCGGCAGCTGCTGGTGAACCCTCCGGCTGATTCAGCCGGATGTCAGTCACCAAGCTTCGCCGATCTCTCTTACGCCGCGCAGCTGCTGCTCCAGACAGGAGCCTGGAGCAGCCTGCTGGCGTTATACAAGCATGCGGATGCCGCACTCTTGCAGTGGTCAAGGCTGCCCGAACCGCTGTGGTGCGGGCTGCTGCAGGCCCCCGCAGCGATAAAGAAGCAATGGTGCTCGGTCTACACCGCACAAGAGCAGCATTGCCATACTCCTGCCGGCTTGGCGGAGTGGCTGCTGTACGCAGCGGTAGCCAGCTCATGCGGGCTGACTCCCCTGCTGGAGCCCGCAGCTGAACGCGCGTTGCAGCAATCGGGGAGCAAGGCAGCTGCGGTGGGCCTGAGCTACCATAAGCTGCTGCTCGCAGCAGCCGTCCATCCGCAAGGCGCTGCTTCCGGCAGCATCCCTTGGCTGCTGCTTGTAAGAGCAGCCCTCCGGGAGAAGCTTTAACCAAGGGCTTCACAGTCCAGTGCAGCAAACCTGGATAACCCCCGTTCCTTTGCCAGCCGGAACGGGGGTTATTTGCTCTGAGCAGCATACTATTTTCATTGCATACTCTCAAAACCGGTTTATAGCTGTGCAGGCAACCATTACCCATACACCGCTGTTTACATGCCGCGCTTTTCTTTCCACTCTACTAAGCGGGGATTCTCATCCAGAATGGAATGATATTGCTCCAGGCTCCCCCATCTGCCCTCAGGATCAAGCTCCAGATAACGCTCGTATTTCTGCCAGAGCTCTTCCGGCGGCACAGCCCAGCCGTAATGCTTCACACGCAGTTCGGCTAGAAATCCCGGCAGGATGGCGTAGGAAAGCGGGAGCCGGGGAACATGATGATCCATCCGGGGCGTAAAATAATGAAAATGCGGCAGATAGCGGACCAGCGTGCGGGTATGCTTCATGTGTATATTCCAGTGTTCATCCTCACGGTAATGGGTAGTTCCGCCCCAAAAATCATACAGACGGAAGGCTACCCAGTCGTAAACATCCTGATCAATGAGGCGACGCATCTCCCGCTTCGCCTCTTCCTCGTAGAATTCATCGGCATCGACAGATAATAGCCAGTCTGGTCCGGTGGACACCGCCAGATCCCAGAGCGTTTGCCGGAGCACCCATTCCCGGCTGAACAGCGAGCTTTCCAGCGTCACCAGCTTTGACACCTTGGCGAAAGAATTGCACAGCCGCGCCGTACCATCCGTACTTCCGTCATCAACAATGACGATATCGTCCACAAAATCGCTCAGTTCCTCCAGCACCCGCTCCAGATGACGCCCGCTCTCATTGCGTACCTGCATCATCGCGGTCAGCCGGTTGCCGGAGGATTTGCGCAGAGGCTCACGATTACTCATCTACTCTCCCCCTCAGTCGCCCGACTGCCTCTTCCAGATCGGCCATTTCGGCAAACAGCGGCCGGGCTTGGTGGTCTGCTCCGGCCGCCCGGAGAAAGCTGCGGATGGCGGCATGCCGCCTGCCATGCAGCAGATGCAGGGTACCTTCGATCACCGGCAGCTGCTGGCTTGCAGCTGCTGCCGCTCCGCCTCTTGCTGGAGGTGAAGTTCCCGCAGCAGTACCCACCCCCGCATCGCTGCTGGCTTCCATTTCACGCTGGAGCTGCAGTGCTTTTTCCCATTGATAGGTTTCAATGTAGTTCAGCAGCAGCAGCGGTTTCGCCTCCATATAGGATGAACCGGACAAAATCATGATCGCCGCCGCCGAATCCTCGTTCACACGGCAGATTTCCGCCTGAAGCAGCTCTTTTTGACCGTGATCCAGCCAGTTCTGCATCTCCGCTGCCCTCGCTCTTTCTTCGTCCGTAAAGGCTGTAATGGCATACTGCGCGGCAGCAAGCTCCAGCTGGCCCTGCTTAGCTTCAATAGCCGAGAAAAACCGGTAATGGGAATGAAGGCAGTCCGTATAATCATGCAGCAGCATCAGCTCGAAGGATTGCGTCAAATACCGGGAGGCTGCCTCGTCCCCAAGCAAATATAAATAGGAGGCTGCCAGATAATGCACGGTCGGCTGATCGGGCAGCTTCTCGCACATGGACAGATAAAACTCCGCACGGTGCCGCCGCTGGATATCAAGCCAAGACACAGGCGATCCTGCGGATGGCTGCCACAGTTCTCCCAGCGCTCTCGTCCATATCGCTTCATAGCCGGAGAGAAAGAACAGCCGGTCTCCCCGGCGGATGATTCCGTACGATAAGGGACTGTCCCCGCTGAGATAGACGACCCCGTCTCTGCGCAGATTCTGCTCCAGATATAGCCGTTCTGAAGCGGTGGCCACCAGATCGGCTCTGGCAGCGAGCAGCGCGCTGTATTTGTCCCACAGTCCGCTGTCTTCGCCTTCGGGACAAGCTTCCAGCAGTGCCACGGTATAGGCTGGCTCCAGTGTCATTACATCCGGCAGCCAATACGGGGAGGAGACGAGCACCGTGTATTCCTTGGCATTCAGCTTGTAAATCTCTGCCAGGCACAAGGACTGGATGTCATATTCCTCCTGCTGGCCCGGTGTCAATCCCCCCGCAAACAAAACTTCCCTGCGGTCCGGCAGGAGGTTGAGCAGTCTCTTGTATTCAT carries:
- a CDS encoding TPR domain-containing glycosyltransferase, giving the protein MNTPTLGVHLIVKNEAELLPRCLESLAGADEIVIVDTGSTDDSVAIARTYGAKVLLREWADDFSEARNAGLSAAGTDWLLVMDADEILKTPLQKIIELLRETKAEAFTVDIENWFGSRPEERLNHRLVRLFRNRQEYRYSGKIHEGVDAAIISKQGVYAIQDSDIGVVHFGYLPEMMARKNKISRNEHLLRLALAQQPEDDFYSYNLAVTCCQNGNPEEAEQLLRQTVSRAPLKVSYRPAMIRDLCKIYLALGKMSEIDALLARELQRYGDYPDLHFIQGQSWESQGLPERAFQSYQQAAALCDSSTRSGKYVREQGMCTFRPLHRMGVLSQELGQLEEAARYFHRSLQHYSLYAPALQGIAAAFQRLAVPDNDIAALLVQLVPLEQAAARTAVITTLFAIGAYEAIAGLSQESFPLERDTLVSILSAWIIAGKVQEAENALKEHKTSLSGENVDQELLQQLWKLEAICHWEMGKRLLDVSEPFCKKIYDIDQLLSYKRAYPSKLTAEPGFAPLITTLIELSVKLQRYGLAASLAELSPAHTADLAAALYEEGRLKEAGELFIDLACDKRAEGKVLFYIGEMLFDKGHYSEAAGWFQQLLEESPGNEAARIGLSLCYLQLARLGLEEVVESIKEDDPHSPLLEDIAAIRNSMAILNRTPWHTQWSYRQRQGGTTP
- a CDS encoding tetratricopeptide repeat-containing glycosyltransferase family 2 protein is translated as MTKPRRKPLISLCMIVKNEADSLAQCLKSVHGVADELVVVDTGSTDSTVQIARSFGAAVVSFPWNGDFAAARNAGLKMAKGTWILILDADEELDAGSKEELLLCAEHTEYEAFFLRIHNHKGTSRASQTITVNPILRMFRNRPQYRFNGIIHEQIAGVIVEATPAAAMHLSTVVIHHYGYADGVVAKKDKISRNVELLKEQLRLNPGDAFHHFNMAVEYMRLGEYDPALHHIQRSLEEVEPDTSYVHLLYKYEIRCRAAKRELKGALETCERGITLFPDYPDLHHLKGVLLLQAGAFAEAKAALRRALDIGVSPPGYHTESGFGTYLTYTALGQLCQETGEDGEAIACCTRAAQLHPEPGPLIARLLRIFKYSGREQEISGWLKAHLPDAWAALHGSLPALLLREGCYTTAAVLLAEVEAASAGVTAGVDTAVLGSAESSAVLEATTGGTAATDKATATNRLASPAPAAAERGAERAAATPEHAPEPDIAAAPGNSLLELIHGVRTIPAEQLSQGDVLSLLNHPSICNQASPAFAAAPALQLSRSWILLADRVLASAPAAPVYGPAVRRAQMALPLPRVTD
- a CDS encoding tetratricopeptide repeat-containing glycosyltransferase family 2 protein; translated protein: MATPDLSLCMIIRNEERHLERCLASVQGWVSEIIIGDTGSSDGSIGIASSFGAQVIEIPWENDFAKARNLTLRAASCSWILVLDADEAIAGWREEVLQPLLEAEKVQGYFLPFIHYVGNTSGREYVTDNVCRLFRNDARIVFEGSIHEEAAGSIWALPEGHVDYAELPIDHYGYLDDELQRKDKSSRNLSLILTALELDPKSISLRYALGTEHYQQGQYTAAANILFPLLPEIPAGSGYAADIYLKTAYALQAGGRSSDAKTVFANGRSLFPDFTDLLESYAGLLLEEGELQVSRLLLQQALESGNTAHKYPSSSGSGTSRTQLFAGQVCERLFLYKEAHKHYTQAIGYEADYSAAWDELVPLCLLSGEEEILSSLTRLHAPSLSSALLGRLVPAALNARAFGWLEVLGEAGQLPLHVRRLIQVLLQLLPQQHSSPQAAQLLAQLLEEDSEQPFIHGYLWACSCRIGDEAAAGQWLERLAAYRPGLTAVRQLLVNPPADSAGCQSPSFADLSYAAQLLLQTGAWSSLLALYKHADAALLQWSRLPEPLWCGLLQAPAAIKKQWCSVYTAQEQHCHTPAGLAEWLLYAAVASSCGLTPLLEPAAERALQQSGSKAAAVGLSYHKLLLAAAVHPQGAASGSIPWLLLVRAALREKL
- a CDS encoding glycosyltransferase; the protein is MSNREPLRKSSGNRLTAMMQVRNESGRHLERVLEELSDFVDDIVIVDDGSTDGTARLCNSFAKVSKLVTLESSLFSREWVLRQTLWDLAVSTGPDWLLSVDADEFYEEEAKREMRRLIDQDVYDWVAFRLYDFWGGTTHYREDEHWNIHMKHTRTLVRYLPHFHYFTPRMDHHVPRLPLSYAILPGFLAELRVKHYGWAVPPEELWQKYERYLELDPEGRWGSLEQYHSILDENPRLVEWKEKRGM